The sequence CATTCCACATACTAACGTATTTTTGAATTTATTTGTAATTGTTCCGCCTATTTTTTCATCATTTAGATAAAAGTCATTGGGCCATTTTAACCAAACATCTTCACCAAGTGCCTCAAGCGTTTGCTTCATGATGAAAGAGAAATAGATAGAGGCAGATTCTAGCGGCAAATCTTCAGGCAGATCATCCAAATTCACTGCGATGGAAGCGAAAAAGTTTCCTTCTCCCCCTGACCAGGAATTGTCACGGCTCCCGATACCCGAATGCTGTTGATTTGCGATCACTGCCAAAGGGGCCTGCAGGCTTTGCTTCTTTAATTGTTCTAAAAGATACTTTTGTGTAGAAGCAAGTGTATCAAATGATACTATCTCCAACTTTCAGCCCCCTTCCTACACAATAT is a genomic window of Sulfurovum sp. XGS-02 containing:
- a CDS encoding biotin--[acetyl-CoA-carboxylase] ligase, whose product is MEIVSFDTLASTQKYLLEQLKKQSLQAPLAVIANQQHSGIGSRDNSWSGGEGNFFASIAVNLDDLPEDLPLESASIYFSFIMKQTLEALGEDVWLKWPNDFYLNDEKIGGTITNKFKNTLVCGMGINLKNSQNGYRALECDIQAKNLLEMYLEKIEKFPTWKQIFRLYEIEFELSRKFSVHIENDKKSLSDATLCADGSLIIEGKRVFSLR